In Astyanax mexicanus isolate ESR-SI-001 chromosome 5, AstMex3_surface, whole genome shotgun sequence, a single window of DNA contains:
- the nat8l2 gene encoding N-acetyltransferase family 8 member 3, translated as MQIVIRKFKPSDHEVVRAIFRDGLQEHINPSFIFAVSQPFHITLTLCCCAVGYWLGGESVGVALLAGCCWIGLVYVCCYEFYSRYVRMRLRTDMQDITASYLSHPDNCFWVAEAEMNGRPQVVGTVAVEAKKHPESGQKYAELFRMIVSPAARRTGLGSRLGQTAENFCKERGLYRIVLDTTSPQRAALALYKKMGYQLIQKHEDAESPWWVVRLTRAKVHKMEKILGPNLIQ; from the coding sequence TGCAGATAGTGATCAGGAAGTTTAAGCCCTCGGACCATGAGGTTGTTAGAGCCATATTTCGAGATGGACTCCAGGAGCACATCAATCCGTCCTTCATTTTTGCCGTTTCCCAGCCGTTCCACATCACTCTGAcgctgtgctgctgtgctgtgggCTACTGGCTGGGTGGAGAGTCGGTGGGCGTGGCTCTGCTGGCTGGATGCTGCTGGATAGGCCTGGTGTACGTCTGCTGTTATGAATTCTACAGTCGTTACGTCCGAATGAGGCTCCGCACGGACATGCAGGACATCACCGCTTCCTACCTCAGCCATCCAGATAACTGCTTCTGGGTGGCTGAAGCTGAGATGAACGGACGGCCTCAGGTGGTTGGTACGGTGGCTGTGGAGGCTAAAAAGCACCCAGAAAGTGGGCAAAAGTATGCAGAACTCTTCCGAATGATTGTGTCGCCTGCAGCTCGTCGCACTGGCCTCGGCTCGAGACTGGGTCAGACAGCTGAGAACTTCTGTAAGGAGCGAGGACTGTACAGAATAGTGCTCGACACGACCTCCCCACAGAGAGCAGCTCTTGCTCTATATAAAAAGATGGGTTATCAGCTCATCCAGAAACATGAAGATGCTGAAAGTCCTTGGTGGGTCGTCAGACTGACCAGAGCTAAAGTTCATAAGATGGAGAAAATCTTGGGCCCCAATTTAATACAATAA